Genomic segment of bacterium:
CGCTCGCCCGGGACGGGATGAACGTCGGCGGGTTCACGGTTTCACTGAAGGGGAGAAGGGATCGGTCGGAGGACGCGCCGGTGCACGGCACGTCGCGCGACCCTGACGCCCGACCCCTTTCCCCCGTATCGCCGTCAGCATCGCCCTCCCCCGCGTCGGCGGGGTTTGTCGACATTTTCGTCTGAGAAAGGGGAACCCATGGACCTATCCGCATTGAACAATGGCACGGCTGCCGCGTCGCCCCCCCGCGCCGTGCCGCAGAAGACGGTCGGAAAGGACGAGTTCCTGAGGCTCTTCGTGACGCAGTTGAAGTACCAGGATCCGCTGAGCCCGATGGACAGCGCGGGGTTCACCACCCAGCTCGCCCAGTTCAGCTCGCTCGAGCAGCTCACCAACCTCAACGACGGCATGAAGTCCCTGCTCCTGTCCCAGAATTCCCTCCAGAACTCCCTCTCCGCGGCCCTCATCGGGAAGCAGGTCGGGTTC
This window contains:
- a CDS encoding flagellar hook capping FlgD N-terminal domain-containing protein, encoding MDLSALNNGTAAASPPRAVPQKTVGKDEFLRLFVTQLKYQDPLSPMDSAGFTTQLAQFSSLEQLTNLNDGMKSLLLSQNSLQNSLSAALIGKQVGFQVLDASGGAGTMQYGTVTGITFDADKTWFVVDGSTKVAPGAIKEIR